In the Epinephelus fuscoguttatus linkage group LG10, E.fuscoguttatus.final_Chr_v1 genome, tttgagattaaatgtatgtaatgtaatgtatgtaCTTCTCCCTGAGAACTATATGTTTTGAACAAcgtgttttctattttttggtGTATTGTTTACTGACTGCTTGATAGTGTATATCATTTTGATCGCTTTGTTTATGATTTGAGAGCAGTGTTTGGTTCTGAGCACAGGTAAATCTGTTTTGAGGCAAAAGTTTCATTTTGCACGAGGAGTCAGAGGTTTTGTAAATAGTGCTTGAAGCTGAGgttttgtgtttaatgttttcagaaaatgGAGCAAGGTTTCAGAAATTGTGTTTTagcaattgagaaaaactgtaaaatctAACCCGTTAGGTAGCCTATACTATTACTGATTATTCAATGATGTCATTAGTtgtcaaaatgttaataaaaagtgataaatgaaCATGTCAAACATGAAGTCATTCTTTTGTCgaccaaaatataatacaaatcaTCATCTTTAACCCAAATGAAAGAAATTGCTTAAGTTTATCAGTATTGTTTATCGCATTGATTCTAattggggtcatttttgaccccacttatGGAAGAGTGTAGGTATTGGTAGGTCATGCATCTAAGGGTTAATGGAGTAGCCATTCAATTTCGTTGTATTTCAgatgcaatgacaataaaggcattcattcattcattcattcatcattgaGGGTGTGGCTGCTTCAGTGACAGGTCTTCACCACAGTCAGTGAATCAGATCTACCTATTGCTCCTCCAAAGATCCACCCAATTCTTCCAAATTTTTGTCACTTCTAGTCCCAAAATCCAAGACagcaatggccaaaatgccaaccTTGAGGTTTCAAAATGTGAGTCCACAAAGTAAtgagtgatgtcatggtagctacgtccattatgtTTATACAGTGTATGGTAAACAGCCAGTATATAAAGTGCTATTTAGAAAAGGCTAAGCTCTGACCGGCAGCAATACAAACATTTCTTTATGCTCTGAATCTTTCTGAAAATAATTCATAAAGcaaactgttttaaatatattatcACATGATGTACAGAGGGTACACATGGATATCATCAAGAAAAAGGTTGTTACAATAGATATTTTGATGCAATTTATATTGTTGTACACCAGTTACTGTCTGGGAATTAATAGAAcaaaaataacataataataatgtatagtTAAGAAAATCCATCTCCTGCTGGTCACCCAAACacaagctttttttaaaaaaatattttcacagcatTTTTAGCAACAGTGACAGTAGTGAGAtcagagacaggaaacaggagggttggggaaatgtgcattaaaatcaacacaaaatTGGATTGTCTTAGTCTTGATcagcacaaaaaacacagtgaGTTTGTGTggtatcatttattattttgtgcAGTCAAACacagatatcatacaaacataaaaactttCATGTTTGCTGGCTTGATTATACAGTGACTAAGATCTTTGCTTTTAAAGATGATTCCTCCATGTGAATGGAGTACAGTGTTGTGTCTCTGAGGATTGTTATAAAGTAAGTTAccagtttggtgttttttatGTTCTTATTTAAGACCAATTTCCCATCAAAATATGTTTggatcattgtgtttttgttttttatgcacTTTGCCTCTGTTAGATGTTTGAGGTAAGCAGAGACAGGAAAGGTTACATGTTATGTTCTTATATTAAACCACAATGTTGCCCAAGGATGGCTCAGAGAAGCAGTTTAGGCCTGTTATATTGTCTATCAATGTGTctgaaacaaatgtgttaaatgttATTCTTTCCTTACTTCTGTGTCTATctgtcagttttttgtttttttttttcttttcttcttcttcttaaatcTATTCAGTCGCTGCGTAAGGGCTACTTTATGCAGCTGGCTTGAACATGGGGTCCTCAGCAAAGAGTTGCTCCACCAGGGTGGTTCCTGCAGCTGCAGGGGGGCACTGGGCTGAGACTGTGGTTGGGAAGGCCTCGATGGTGGGTTCCATCTGATCAGGGATCTCGGGGTCAGGCTTGAGGGGCAGAGTGACTCCAACCTCAGGGCCACCGGCAGGGACATCAGGGAAGGAAGGCAGGGTCATGGGTTGATCCATGGCAGGAAGCATTCTCACCATGCCCTCTGGGTTGTCGTGGGCTGTGGTCTCGTGCTCATGCtcatggtgatggtggtggtgctCGTGCTCATGCAGGTGAGCGTGCTTGTGGTCGTGGTCCAGAGCGAGCTCGTGGTCGTGGTCGTGGGTGTGCACGTCATCAGCATGCTTGTAGTCGTGGTGCTGGTTGGGTGCGTCATCACTGTGGTTGTGTGCCTTGGCGTGATGAGTGTGCACGTGATCATGGTCATGCCCGTGGTCGTGGGAGTGGGCGTGAGCATGCCTGTGGCTGCTGCCCGCATCGTGGtcgtgtgtgtggtggtggtcgCTGTCAGTAGCGTGCTGCTGGGTTTTGTCGTGATGAGTGTGGCTCTTGGTGTGGTCGTGTACgtggtcgtgtgtgtgtgcatcatctACAGCGTGTGCCTTGTCGTGGTCAtggctgtgtgcgtgtgtgtctgtgtggttgtGGTCAGTCTCTCCGCCCAGCAGGTGCTGTGCCTTCTCTCTGTCAGCGGCCTGAAGAACACATCAAGATATTTAGATATTTGGATTTAGATGCGTGCAACTCCTACTACATTCACCATAAACCATAAAGACATACTGTTAACTACATTAGAAGAATGCAGAGCTGTCTTTACGTCTTTTGGGGCAAGCTGTGAAGGAGAATTTCACTTTATCTCACCTTGGATCTTATTTAAGTAGGTTTGTCCATTTTTTCTATGCGATAACATCATAATTACTAAAACTGCAGAGATCAttcctttaaaggagcagtgtgttggatttagaggcatctagtggtaaggattgcaaattgcaaccagctgaaacttcttccatgtgccaagcatgagctcctggttagaatttcttcagtggtcattgttcaggaggtttttaacggAGTcagattatctgcagaggtctcttcctcttccaaacaaacggaccagaggcctgtactatgaagcaggatttggcgttagcgaggtaacttcagggttaactctgggttttcagcaCTACGAAGCTGGTTCTTTTTTTCTACCAGGATAAATCACCGTGGTAACTAATGCTGAGCAGctaacctgctccggagcaggttaaCTGCAGGGTATCGGATCACAAACTGTCAACaccccgacctctgaccaatcagatcactgaggAAAACAGTATCTATGAATCAAAGTCTGGAGTGACAGGTAAAAAAGAGGAGCCTATATGCTGTTGTAGGTCAGTAGAAGCATTTAATATTACAGAGAATACAGAGCTTCTAACTGAGAGATCatttacattaataaacacatgattttCACAGAATTTGAAATTATTAAGCCTATTTTAGTCCACAGTGCCTGCTGACAGTGTATCTGATTTTACACTCTGAtaccatcactgcagctcaaaataacatgacACATGTGACGAGAACTAGGATAAAACAGGtattttattagtaaaataatcTGGCACACACTGTTaatctgggttttcctatctaGCCACGagcagcctacttcattcatggttctgataaTGACGCTCACAATTAACATTCCCGCCCCTTTTACATGAACACActtgtggctggataggaaaacccagagttgactgaagcAGATGATAACCAGCTTCATAGTACTGGTTATCCAGACagccaatgttagggttagtcaaggCAGATAGCGACAAGATATCCTGGGTTAGCTGAAATGGCTTCGTGGTACAGgcttcaggtgattaaaactagtaaaaacactgaaaaaagcagctgcatgttacaaattagtgtttctacTAGGATGTTTGGCTTGCTATAGATGGGCTGCTGGCTCAACAAATGCACCGTTTTTCTAagataatttaagatccagacattcaggaggttctTAACGGAAGCAGAATTATCCACAGGggtttctttctctccaaaacaaaaggaccCATAATTTAAATTGGTAAAACATTGAACAAATCAGCGTTTTTCCCAGTACTGTTCAGCTCATCGCAGATGGCCTGCTAACTACAGAGGCTGAAATGAGAAAAAGGAAAGCACCAATGGCCCTATCGAGAGCCAGTGTTTCATTTGtatgttctgggctactgtagaaacatggcggtgcaacatggcagactgtgTAGAAGAGGATCTGCTCCTTACGtaaatataaatggctcattctaatgtaacaaaaaaccgacaattcttattttcaggtgattattcactaaagaaaaaacatgtttagattatatttcatttttgccTATATGTCaccctaaattctacacactggaccttttaagcATTGCAGCAATGTCAACATGCTCCCAATTACTTTGGTGACTACAATGGTATAATagaaatacatatatatagaaaTAATTGCCCAGACCCAGGTTGTGATAAATCTGTACTGAATTCCTCtacatttaaagaaaagaataatttgtgtgcttttttttctttaactagTAAAGGACATtcaaaaaatggagaaaaaagaattagtaaattaattaatgacactgtgttttttctttatggCTTAGCGAGTCTTACCTCAGGCTCATAGATCTCACACTCTACACTGGGGTTAGCTTCACCAGTGGGAGTGTAGAAGAGGGATCCCTTACAGAAGCCCTTGTGCTAtggagagaaaaacaagaaaaaaaaaaacaagtaagagaggagagagcagagggatgGTTATGCCTGTGGCTTTACTAGAATTTATTGGTAACAATCTCAATTTCATCTGTAATCCTTTGCTACAATTGACCTGCTCATGGTCCAGAGCAGTGAGCAGAAAAAGGACGATCCTTTGGCATTAAAAACTCAAATAGTCCTCTTATGTATTACACTTAAACCTGGAAAGCCAGAATAAAAACCAAAATTATCTTATTTCTCTTAAAACTTCTGGGAGAATTAAAGCCAAATAGAATTAGCCTAGAGCAGTCTCTtttcaacacaaaacaaatactgaAAGTTGAAATTAACAGTCCATTTGAGCAAGATAAAAATGTTCTCACGACTCACAGCAAACTCGCACTCCATGAGGGGGCACTTATCAGTTGTGCTTTGTCCGCAGGTGGTCTCCTGGATGGTGTACTCTACATTGTAATACATCGACATGGCCATCtggatgcacacacacccacacacacagacagacaacaacaTGGGATCTTTGGTTAGGAGTTAAGTAGTAGTTGGTTAAATAGCCAGTGGGTGAGCAAGAGAACTTCTGAATGATGGAAGAGCAGAAGGTCTGAGTACAAACCACTGATTACATATATGGGATATGGGAGTTTAAAGGGATATGGGTCATGAGGGATGAGAAGGAAGCAGTGTATTTAGTCATATTTTGGCAAAGATATTACTGTTTATTACATAATGCCCCTTTATATTAACCACAATGAGGTAGATGTTTctgcagaaatgtttttttctggataattttatggaagcccatttctgctAATGTGATGGAATAAAAACTTGTcattataatgagaaactttcttgatttaatatctcaaaaaattaaaaataatactaaGTGATTAATTTGAGAAAGGTTCTCATTATAATATCTTACAGGATTTTTCTCATTACATTGacagaaatgggcttccataaaATTTTACTGCAAATTCTGTGGTGAAATGGTGCCAATTTCTGAATAGGTAACTGATACAAATCCAAGTTGGTCCCAGGAACGAACTATTTTTTACGTGTGGAATACATACCCCGGCAGTAGCACGGTTGACTTTGAGCAGAGCAAAACGATGCAATAACCCGCTCTCGCTGTTGAACTTCTCCAGTGTGAGAGACACAGCCTTCTGGACATTATCGTTGTCAGTGGCGATAAGAGTTGGACAGTCAGGACACTGGCTATTTATCCGAGCTGCAGGAACTgagcaaagacaaaaaacacaaatcacaaGCTTGTTTTGCACTGAACAAAACCTCAGTTTCATTTCACCAAGTTTTGCATCTTAGAAGTTTTCTTTTATTACGTAAAATAGCAAGAAACATCTGGCATATATACTTAAGAATCAAACAAGTCCAACTGAGCTGAAGAGATGTGGAACTGTTTCATAAGATTGGCAGAATTTTCAgatgttcatttttaaata is a window encoding:
- the fetub gene encoding fetuin B, giving the protein MKHGVQLLLLLALGCLHINGAPVEQEGMEQGSCEDASAKGAAELALKKINEDRQEGYVFALHRLSDVHMKQHGENSMVFYLTMDVVETNCSVLSKKEWKDCEVRPTTNTPVYGQCKAAIFISKVHRVVRLYKYDCAVRPVPAARINSQCPDCPTLIATDNDNVQKAVSLTLEKFNSESGLLHRFALLKVNRATAGMAMSMYYNVEYTIQETTCGQSTTDKCPLMECEFAHKGFCKGSLFYTPTGEANPSVECEIYEPEAADREKAQHLLGGETDHNHTDTHAHSHDHDKAHAVDDAHTHDHVHDHTKSHTHHDKTQQHATDSDHHHTHDHDAGSSHRHAHAHSHDHGHDHDHVHTHHAKAHNHSDDAPNQHHDYKHADDVHTHDHDHELALDHDHKHAHLHEHEHHHHHHEHEHETTAHDNPEGMVRMLPAMDQPMTLPSFPDVPAGGPEVGVTLPLKPDPEIPDQMEPTIEAFPTTVSAQCPPAAAGTTLVEQLFAEDPMFKPAA